In a single window of the Armatimonadota bacterium genome:
- a CDS encoding aldo/keto reductase has translation MGKLAWGILSTGRISGVFAKAVAESSTGEVLAVGSRTQEAADRFGDEYNVPRRYGSYEALLADPDVQAVYISTPHPMHAEWAVKAAEAKKHILCEKPLTLNYPEAMAVIEAVRRHDVFLMEAFMYRCHPQITRLVELIREGAIGDVRIIQATFSFHAGFNPESRLFNNALGGGGILDVGCYTTSISRLIAGAAHGKPFEDPIEVKGVAHLGETGVDEWAVGIMQFPGDIIAQISTGVALNQENVVRIFGSEGNILIPAPWFGSKAGEPARIVVNRNGEQPKEVLVPNDASSYTHEADIVAKNIEKRQAPPPAMTWDDSLGNMKTLDMWRQAVGLVYDIEKPDANFPTIDHRPLTIRSDANMRYGSIPGLEKPVSRIAMGAVGGGGVSPLASCSILFDEFFRQGGNCFDTAYIYGGGNSERILGQWIRNRGIREQVVILDKGAHTPFCNPIDLTSQLFESLDRLGTDYVDIYMMHRDNPDIPVGEFIDVLNEHLHAGRIKVFGVSNWTIERIEAANEYARQKGLKGIAAVSNNFSLARMIEPPWAGCLASSDSQSRAWFVKTQMPLMAWSSLARGFFAYGHPRNHTDPEMIRCWHSEDNILRAERLLEMAEKKGVPPVSIALAYVLCQPFPTFALAGPANLEELRTLLAGLNVQLSPDELKWLNLEL, from the coding sequence ATGGGCAAGCTAGCTTGGGGAATTTTAAGCACAGGTCGAATTTCAGGCGTATTTGCGAAGGCGGTTGCAGAGTCAAGCACCGGGGAAGTACTTGCCGTTGGGAGTCGTACCCAAGAAGCGGCAGACCGGTTTGGCGATGAATACAACGTTCCGCGTAGATATGGGAGTTATGAGGCGCTCCTTGCCGATCCAGACGTGCAGGCAGTCTATATCTCGACTCCTCATCCGATGCATGCCGAATGGGCGGTAAAGGCTGCTGAGGCGAAAAAGCACATACTTTGTGAGAAGCCGCTCACTTTAAACTACCCCGAGGCGATGGCAGTCATTGAGGCTGTTCGGAGGCACGATGTCTTTCTTATGGAGGCCTTTATGTATCGCTGCCATCCCCAGATAACCAGGCTTGTCGAGCTAATTCGCGAGGGAGCCATAGGCGATGTGAGGATTATTCAAGCAACTTTTAGTTTCCATGCCGGATTTAATCCTGAGAGCCGACTTTTTAACAACGCCCTTGGAGGTGGTGGAATTCTGGATGTTGGCTGTTATACTACTTCAATATCTCGCCTAATCGCAGGCGCGGCTCATGGGAAGCCTTTTGAGGACCCTATTGAGGTGAAAGGTGTTGCTCACCTTGGCGAGACGGGGGTTGACGAGTGGGCGGTCGGAATAATGCAATTCCCAGGTGATATCATCGCGCAAATTTCGACAGGTGTGGCGCTGAACCAAGAGAATGTGGTGCGCATTTTCGGCTCCGAAGGCAACATCTTAATTCCTGCACCGTGGTTTGGAAGCAAGGCGGGCGAGCCTGCACGAATCGTCGTGAACCGAAATGGCGAGCAGCCCAAAGAAGTGCTCGTGCCAAATGACGCTAGCAGTTACACACATGAGGCTGATATAGTGGCTAAGAATATCGAGAAGCGCCAAGCCCCGCCACCAGCAATGACCTGGGACGACAGCTTGGGCAATATGAAGACCTTGGACATGTGGCGCCAGGCTGTGGGTCTCGTCTACGATATCGAGAAGCCGGACGCAAACTTCCCGACGATTGACCATCGGCCGCTGACAATACGCTCGGATGCAAATATGAGGTATGGCTCGATTCCTGGGCTTGAGAAACCGGTATCTCGCATCGCGATGGGCGCCGTTGGTGGCGGCGGCGTTTCCCCACTCGCATCCTGCTCAATCCTATTCGACGAGTTTTTCCGCCAAGGTGGCAACTGCTTCGATACGGCTTACATCTATGGTGGCGGTAATAGTGAGCGTATTCTCGGTCAGTGGATTAGAAATCGTGGAATCCGCGAGCAGGTGGTCATTCTAGATAAGGGCGCGCATACGCCTTTCTGTAACCCTATAGATTTGACAAGCCAGCTTTTTGAGAGCCTTGACCGATTGGGCACTGATTATGTGGACATCTATATGATGCATCGTGATAACCCTGACATACCGGTAGGTGAGTTTATCGATGTTTTAAATGAGCATTTGCACGCAGGGAGAATAAAGGTCTTTGGCGTGTCAAATTGGACAATTGAGCGTATAGAGGCGGCGAACGAGTACGCTCGACAAAAAGGACTCAAAGGGATTGCTGCAGTGAGCAACAACTTTAGCCTCGCCAGAATGATAGAGCCACCATGGGCTGGCTGCCTTGCCTCGTCCGATTCCCAGTCCCGTGCATGGTTTGTGAAAACCCAGATGCCACTCATGGCATGGTCGAGCCTTGCCCGGGGCTTCTTCGCCTATGGTCATCCCAGGAATCATACCGACCCAGAGATGATTCGTTGCTGGCATAGTGAGGACAACATCCTTCGTGCCGAGCGGCTTTTGGAAATGGCAGAAAAGAAGGGTGTTCCCCCGGTAAGCATTGCCCTTGCTTATGTACTTTGCCAACCATTCCCGACATTTGCCCTGGCTGGGCCAGCAAATCTTGAGGAGCTGAGGACTCTTCTTGCCGGGCTAAATGTACAATTATCGCCGGACGAATTGAAATGGCTGAATCTAGAATTGTAA
- a CDS encoding HAD-IIA family hydrolase: MDGVIVRGRTAIPGAPEFIAKLVETKTPFLILTNNPIWTPRDLQHQLSALGIEVPQNRLYTSAMATAQFLHHQRPNGTAFAIGEAGLTSALHDVGYVLTGINPDYVVLGETTSYSLETITHGIQLILAGARFIATNPDPSGPTEKGIQPATGAMAALIEAATGVKPYFVGKPNPLMMRSALNYLGAHSEDTIMVGDRMDTDIVAGIEAGMETILVLTGVTKEADIERFPYCPTHILPSVADIEIL, encoded by the coding sequence ATGGATGGCGTGATCGTGCGGGGACGAACAGCAATCCCGGGTGCACCAGAGTTCATCGCTAAGCTTGTGGAGACAAAGACGCCATTTCTTATACTTACAAACAACCCAATCTGGACTCCCCGCGACCTCCAACATCAACTCTCGGCATTGGGAATTGAAGTCCCTCAGAATCGTCTTTATACCTCGGCAATGGCGACCGCTCAGTTCCTTCATCATCAGAGACCGAATGGCACAGCCTTTGCAATAGGTGAAGCTGGTTTAACAAGCGCTCTACACGACGTTGGATATGTACTTACCGGCATCAACCCCGACTATGTAGTTCTCGGGGAGACAACTTCCTATAGTTTGGAAACTATAACGCATGGAATTCAGTTGATTTTGGCAGGTGCACGCTTCATTGCCACAAACCCAGACCCCTCAGGACCAACCGAGAAAGGCATACAGCCGGCAACTGGCGCGATGGCGGCGCTCATTGAGGCAGCAACCGGCGTTAAACCCTATTTCGTTGGCAAGCCGAACCCTTTGATGATGCGAAGTGCTCTCAATTACCTTGGCGCTCACTCGGAAGATACAATCATGGTTGGAGACCGCATGGATACCGACATAGTTGCTGGCATCGAGGCTGGTATGGAGACAATTCTAGTACTTACGGGTGTCACAAAAGAAGCCGATATCGAACGCTTTCCATACTGTCCCACTCACATATTGCCCTCCGTCGCGGATATTGAGATACTTTAA
- a CDS encoding sulfatase-like hydrolase/transferase, whose amino-acid sequence MEQTERPNIVFFFTDQQRWDTLGCYGQKLPISPNIDRMAREGVLFENAFTVQPVCGPARAVVQTGMYATETGCFRNGIALPLNAKTIARYLSEVGYEVGYIGKWHLASDKEHNYRDKAIPPERRGGYKDYWLASDVLEFTSHGYDGHMFDAEGKQVEFKGYRVDCVTDFVLDYLRSRDRKKPFFLFVSYIEPHFQNDHKHFEGPIGSKEKFKDFEPPGDLVGTEGDWREEYPDYLGCCNSLDYNLGRIRAELKKLGLEDNTLIFYTSDHGCHFRTRNAEYKRSCHEASIRIPMLAYGPGFKGGKVVKELVSLIDVAPTILAAAGIEKPPQMRGRQLQDLVKGRKTDWPKEVFIQISESQTGRAIRTKRWKYSVSVPDAKNPASDVYYEEFLYDLENDPHERKNLVCDPSFATIRRELADILKRRIREIEGKEPLILPASG is encoded by the coding sequence ATGGAGCAAACTGAACGACCAAATATCGTATTTTTCTTTACCGATCAGCAACGGTGGGACACTTTGGGTTGTTATGGACAAAAACTTCCAATTTCTCCAAATATTGATAGGATGGCGAGGGAAGGCGTACTCTTTGAGAACGCATTCACGGTCCAGCCCGTATGCGGGCCGGCGCGTGCAGTTGTTCAAACTGGTATGTATGCTACCGAAACAGGTTGCTTTCGGAATGGAATTGCTCTTCCATTAAACGCCAAGACTATCGCCAGGTATTTATCGGAGGTAGGTTATGAGGTAGGTTATATTGGCAAATGGCATCTCGCTTCCGATAAAGAGCATAATTATAGGGATAAGGCCATCCCGCCGGAACGCAGAGGAGGCTACAAAGACTACTGGCTTGCGTCCGATGTACTCGAATTCACATCGCATGGCTATGACGGCCATATGTTTGATGCTGAGGGGAAACAAGTTGAGTTTAAAGGCTACCGAGTGGACTGCGTTACCGATTTTGTGCTCGATTACCTTCGCTCACGAGATAGAAAAAAACCTTTCTTCCTCTTTGTCTCATACATCGAGCCACATTTCCAAAACGACCATAAACACTTTGAAGGACCAATTGGCTCAAAAGAGAAGTTTAAAGACTTTGAGCCGCCAGGTGATCTTGTTGGAACTGAAGGCGATTGGCGTGAGGAGTATCCCGACTACCTTGGGTGCTGCAATAGTCTTGATTACAACCTTGGCCGCATTCGCGCAGAATTAAAGAAACTTGGACTTGAGGATAATACGCTAATATTTTATACCAGCGATCATGGATGTCATTTTCGCACGCGGAATGCAGAATACAAGCGCTCATGCCATGAAGCATCAATCCGCATACCAATGCTTGCCTATGGGCCGGGTTTCAAGGGTGGAAAGGTTGTCAAAGAGTTGGTGAGTCTGATTGATGTCGCACCGACTATCCTTGCCGCCGCGGGGATAGAGAAGCCGCCACAGATGCGGGGTAGGCAGCTTCAGGATTTAGTAAAAGGCAGGAAAACGGACTGGCCGAAGGAAGTATTCATCCAGATTAGCGAAAGCCAGACTGGTAGGGCGATTCGAACGAAGAGGTGGAAATATTCTGTTTCCGTACCGGATGCAAAGAATCCTGCAAGCGATGTCTATTATGAGGAATTCCTCTATGACCTTGAAAACGACCCGCACGAACGCAAAAACCTCGTCTGCGATCCATCTTTTGCTACAATTCGCAGAGAGCTTGCCGATATACTAAAACGCCGAATTAGAGAAATTGAGGGCAAGGAGCCTTTGATTCTCCCCGCCTCCGGATGA
- the pfkB gene encoding 1-phosphofructokinase produces the protein MIASITLNPALDKTVYVDQLLPHDANRIRKIEVDAGGKGINASRVLNELGSPTLALGFVGGKTGSYIEHVLAIEGVKTDFVRTAAETRTNICIQEFSGAPPTVLNEPGPNVTKDEIEQLVTKVYEYAPKSCMMIFGGSLAASVPEDIYRTLVAGISKFGTKAILDSDGRPMLLGLEAQPFMIKPNRDEVKRLLGVEIRNFKDALPAIAQFAEKGIEIVVISMGAEGAVAGSADGVWSAIPPKVKPVSTIGSGDSMVAGIAHILSQGGPLDEALRWGTAAGAAIAMTDGTEICKRHQVLSLLDGVIIERLR, from the coding sequence GTGATTGCGAGCATAACTCTTAATCCAGCATTGGATAAGACAGTTTATGTTGACCAGCTGCTCCCTCATGATGCAAACCGAATCCGCAAAATCGAGGTTGATGCAGGTGGAAAGGGAATCAATGCATCAAGGGTGCTAAACGAACTGGGTAGTCCAACACTCGCCCTCGGCTTTGTGGGAGGTAAAACTGGGAGCTACATTGAGCACGTACTTGCAATTGAAGGCGTTAAAACGGACTTTGTGCGAACTGCCGCTGAGACGCGCACAAACATATGCATACAAGAATTTTCTGGTGCTCCACCCACTGTGCTGAATGAGCCAGGGCCGAATGTCACCAAAGATGAAATCGAGCAGCTTGTCACCAAAGTGTACGAATATGCTCCTAAGTCTTGTATGATGATTTTTGGCGGAAGCCTAGCGGCGAGCGTACCGGAAGACATCTACCGTACACTTGTCGCTGGCATCAGTAAATTTGGGACAAAGGCAATTCTTGACAGTGACGGCCGCCCAATGCTGCTGGGCCTGGAGGCGCAGCCCTTCATGATAAAACCAAACCGTGACGAGGTAAAGCGCCTCCTCGGCGTTGAAATAAGAAACTTCAAGGATGCCCTCCCCGCAATCGCTCAGTTTGCTGAAAAAGGAATCGAGATTGTGGTAATTTCAATGGGAGCGGAGGGAGCAGTAGCAGGTTCGGCCGATGGTGTTTGGAGCGCTATCCCGCCAAAAGTTAAACCAGTAAGCACGATCGGCTCGGGTGACTCAATGGTTGCAGGAATTGCACACATTCTTTCTCAAGGCGGGCCTTTAGACGAAGCTCTACGATGGGGCACAGCTGCTGGCGCTGCAATTGCAATGACAGATGGAACCGAAATATGCAAACGCCACCAGGTACTTTCGCTCCTGGATGGTGTGATCATCGAACGTCTGCGGTAG
- a CDS encoding sigma-70 family RNA polymerase sigma factor, which produces MLNADTVLASTHQNDDCEAFDEIVARYKDGIFNYIWRMVSNRDDAEDLAQEVFVRAFASMKSFRRESNVRTWLYRIATNLCIDKYRRSSIEKQLITPLMQSADCNEDAKPLDVPDTTYDPERTYDRTELQAEVQRALSKLPDKLRSVIILYDIEGMSYEEIAETVSCPIGTVKSRIFNARAQLRKLLKPYIEG; this is translated from the coding sequence TTGCTGAATGCAGACACCGTCTTAGCGTCGACTCATCAGAACGACGATTGCGAAGCCTTCGACGAGATTGTCGCGCGCTACAAAGACGGGATTTTCAACTATATTTGGCGCATGGTTTCAAATCGCGATGACGCCGAAGACCTCGCTCAAGAAGTCTTTGTTCGAGCGTTTGCGTCCATGAAATCATTTCGGCGTGAGTCAAACGTCCGAACGTGGCTATACAGAATAGCCACGAACCTTTGCATAGACAAATATCGGCGGTCGAGCATTGAAAAGCAATTAATCACGCCGCTTATGCAAAGCGCCGACTGCAACGAAGATGCAAAGCCATTAGATGTGCCTGATACAACATATGACCCGGAGCGAACATATGACCGCACAGAACTTCAGGCTGAGGTACAGCGGGCGCTTTCGAAACTGCCGGATAAACTCCGGAGCGTAATAATTCTTTACGATATAGAAGGAATGTCTTATGAAGAAATAGCAGAGACGGTCTCTTGTCCGATTGGAACCGTAAAGTCACGCATTTTTAATGCGCGTGCACAATTGAGAAAACTGCTCAAACCTTATATCGAGGGTTGA
- a CDS encoding zf-HC2 domain-containing protein, giving the protein MNCRRIRKNIIDYMSGTLSKEKTERIKEHLLSCAECSQLIAELEATSHLVRSLDRAKAPAGFESRLQTRIAFQQSVKTNRNPIRRFARDFARAFIGMRRLSLRPVIAGILFCIMLGVSILMIINNNVAQATDQAFISVCQEQHISFAAANPLADDSAVLLKDRASDLANEL; this is encoded by the coding sequence ATGAACTGCAGACGAATAAGGAAAAACATTATAGATTACATGAGCGGCACGCTCAGCAAGGAAAAAACGGAGCGCATCAAAGAACATTTGCTATCATGCGCTGAATGCTCCCAACTAATCGCTGAGCTCGAAGCAACTTCTCATCTTGTGCGCTCGCTTGACAGAGCTAAAGCACCAGCAGGGTTCGAAAGTCGCCTTCAAACCCGTATAGCCTTCCAGCAATCTGTTAAGACCAATCGGAACCCAATCCGCAGGTTTGCTCGAGATTTTGCCCGAGCATTCATAGGTATGCGCCGGCTATCGTTGAGACCCGTAATTGCCGGAATATTATTTTGCATCATGCTCGGAGTATCCATTTTAATGATAATTAATAATAACGTGGCTCAAGCAACGGACCAAGCATTTATCAGCGTTTGTCAAGAACAACATATCTCGTTTGCCGCAGCCAATCCACTTGCGGATGATTCCGCGGTGCTCCTAAAAGATCGAGCTAGTGATCTTGCAAATGAATTGTAG
- a CDS encoding MucB/RseB C-terminal domain-containing protein encodes MNCSTDCLDMRIVKATIVYTIFSLILGLCQRAEAIDGATILKKMLISEGNVSFTAHQVTTLAKGPFLTSEQEVYRDGFKGMRTEYTYPNQLAGEIMIDDGKVLIRFIPRNKTAKTQPSRLNFLKLRTIEANRALERGQIQVELVRRDKIAGRNAYVLEVKPRAKRAGPTRKFWVDTEKWVKLKTEDIAPDGTVVSTSYYTRIDFTSVPPEKFRFKPPPGVRVERGPERMQIMSIEKAQRIVDFQIREPKYLPKGFKLLGATVVPFRHGKVVGLRYSDGVSSFSLFQAPRRMLDPRFPKQLQKDPLRAGRGVYAWKLGELNFTLIGSIPADEIRRIADSIK; translated from the coding sequence ATGAATTGTAGCACGGACTGTCTAGACATGCGAATCGTGAAAGCAACAATTGTATACACCATCTTCAGCCTGATTCTCGGGTTGTGTCAACGCGCCGAGGCCATTGATGGCGCAACAATTCTCAAGAAAATGCTCATCTCCGAGGGGAACGTTTCCTTTACAGCACACCAGGTGACCACCCTCGCAAAGGGACCTTTTCTCACCTCTGAGCAAGAAGTTTACCGAGATGGGTTTAAAGGAATGCGGACTGAGTACACTTATCCCAACCAGTTGGCTGGTGAGATCATGATTGACGACGGAAAAGTTCTTATTCGGTTCATACCCAGGAATAAAACAGCAAAGACGCAACCTTCAAGGCTCAACTTTCTTAAGCTAAGAACAATAGAAGCTAACCGCGCACTTGAACGCGGCCAAATCCAAGTAGAATTGGTTAGAAGGGACAAAATCGCAGGAAGAAATGCCTACGTTCTAGAGGTAAAGCCGCGTGCGAAACGCGCGGGCCCTACTCGCAAGTTCTGGGTAGATACCGAGAAATGGGTCAAATTAAAGACGGAAGACATCGCTCCAGATGGGACCGTAGTATCTACGTCCTATTATACCAGGATAGACTTCACCAGCGTTCCTCCAGAAAAATTCCGCTTTAAACCGCCTCCCGGTGTTCGTGTCGAGCGAGGCCCGGAACGCATGCAGATTATGTCTATAGAAAAAGCCCAGCGCATTGTAGACTTCCAAATTCGCGAGCCAAAATATTTACCAAAGGGATTCAAGTTGCTAGGTGCAACTGTCGTTCCTTTCCGGCATGGGAAAGTAGTTGGCCTTAGATACTCCGATGGTGTAAGTTCTTTCTCTTTATTCCAAGCACCAAGGCGGATGCTAGACCCTCGGTTCCCAAAGCAACTCCAGAAGGACCCCCTCCGCGCCGGGCGTGGGGTATATGCGTGGAAGCTTGGTGAACTTAATTTCACTTTAATAGGCTCAATTCCAGCTGATGAAATAAGACGAATCGCAGATTCGATAAAATAG
- a CDS encoding acylphosphatase, with protein MTRRFRAIIRGRVQGVGFRFFARQVANDLGIKGYVRNTSDGAVEVVAEGEDSALETFLSFLRQGPGRAHVTDVEVTWEEPTGRYEYFFVRG; from the coding sequence ATGACCAGGCGGTTCAGGGCGATTATTCGTGGGCGAGTGCAGGGGGTTGGTTTCCGATTTTTCGCTCGCCAAGTTGCGAATGACTTGGGGATTAAAGGCTATGTGCGCAACACATCAGACGGGGCTGTCGAGGTAGTAGCTGAAGGGGAAGATTCGGCTCTTGAGACATTCCTTTCTTTCTTAAGGCAAGGGCCTGGGAGGGCTCATGTCACCGATGTAGAAGTGACGTGGGAGGAACCTACTGGACGGTATGAATACTTTTTTGTAAGGGGTTGA